A window of the Dyadobacter pollutisoli genome harbors these coding sequences:
- a CDS encoding hybrid sensor histidine kinase/response regulator transcription factor yields the protein MEENLSQSSVYAITQDANGFMWFGTRDGLNRYDSRNIVVYRKQQGNPNSLSSSSITALLTDRKGRTWVGTSSGLNLYDPIKDQFARILRDTANPHSLWHNAIGALMMDSYGDLWVGTSQGLNRLRNAGKLEFDRLLKRKPDGDTKRYYNIRAIFEDRDKTLWIGTTTGITKVTRLAGGGFAEKHYSLEKYNSPGYQQSNWINAIAEDQDGRLWLGTEKKGIAVFDKQREKVVTWQPIPSMNTSSLPIRTIRTDAQGNFWIGGMSGLFVVSPDAKHFRHYTNVPDNPRSLSDHEIRSMFMTREGTFWIGTHYGGVNYHNALSRQFGFLKLNSQSDRVAFKIGGPMTAAADGNFWVGTEDNGLYLVNKNQQVISHYRDKGATGPLLSSGKIKSLLKDREHGLWIGTIRGLNYLDFKKNEITQYLSRPGDTTSIADDRIYALSRDAQGRLWVATYQGGLCRFDAESKTFTRFRTAGGSAAGLLSTNVTSLLLDSEKRLWVGTTKGLSQKLGDNKGFAHYRDLAKVTAPTDENYVNTLFEDSKKQIWIGTRGSGLHLFVPGVGTTRHFDERSGLPGKNILGIQEDAKGNLWISSENGLSKFDTRRTFTNYDKNDGLICKEYIANSIFRDSLGGLYFGGFNGIVQFNPDSIRSNPHVPVLVFTGLKLFNKNVLPGPESPVLAKSILYTNHITLNYLQNVFSIEFAALNYIEGPKNRYAYQLVGFDTEWNTVKDPVATYMNLEPGEYTLLVKGANNNGLWNSTPLQMKVTVLPPPWKTAWAYLIYICIFLGLLYTWARFNKVKVQLGHELELEHLEKRRRNELHQTKINFFTNIIHEIRTPLTLIMGPVGELNEEFGQNPAVRKQLRVMKESTNRLRRLVEQLLDFQKHEIGNVCLKVQKHDLNDWLQMTCDSFHSFAALRGVKLHFEPDPTAPELWFDGGEMEKVFHNLIANAVKFTPTGGRIAISVKTPQDLDGTVDVIVEDNGIGIGADDLNKIFHRFYQADNPSRHESGFGIGLALSKNIVELHHGTILAESMESVRGERGYTRFIISLPLGNQAYSSEQLSCVSREQDYDSTPEHALPAMADLGNILQTEEAQSKKVGPRKPLVMIVEDQEDLRAYLKGLLCQNYQVIEAPHGSAAWAEATSVLPDLIISDVAMPVMDGVEFTRLIKTDHRTNHIPVILLTARDTVAHQLTGFENGADDYVTKPFYPKLLLTRVQNLLRLREDLKEKFKHRISMEPVVNQTGHPDELFLNRLMTIIEQNLGNPDFNLAEMVSEIGMSRPVLLRKIKMLTGCSTMDLVRSVRLKKAKILLRQQAMTISEVAFTVGFSDPKHFSKTFRNEFGKSPSEYIGSADS from the coding sequence GTGGAAGAAAACCTTTCACAAAGCAGCGTATACGCCATCACGCAGGACGCCAACGGTTTCATGTGGTTCGGCACGCGGGATGGTCTGAATAGGTATGATTCGCGCAATATAGTGGTATACCGAAAGCAGCAGGGTAATCCAAACTCACTTTCATCCAGTTCAATTACAGCACTGCTCACTGACAGAAAAGGCCGGACATGGGTCGGGACCAGCAGCGGGCTAAACCTGTACGATCCAATCAAAGATCAGTTTGCCCGGATTTTGAGGGATACTGCCAATCCGCATTCCCTGTGGCATAACGCTATAGGCGCGCTGATGATGGATTCGTATGGTGATCTGTGGGTAGGAACCAGCCAGGGGCTCAACCGGCTGCGTAATGCAGGCAAGTTGGAGTTCGACCGGTTGTTGAAAAGAAAACCCGATGGCGATACAAAGCGCTATTACAACATCAGGGCGATATTCGAAGACAGGGACAAAACGCTGTGGATCGGGACCACGACCGGTATCACAAAAGTGACACGGCTCGCCGGCGGAGGGTTTGCTGAAAAGCACTATTCTTTGGAAAAATATAACTCGCCTGGCTATCAGCAGTCAAACTGGATCAATGCGATTGCCGAAGATCAGGATGGGAGACTTTGGCTTGGTACGGAAAAGAAAGGGATAGCAGTTTTTGACAAGCAAAGGGAAAAGGTTGTCACCTGGCAGCCGATACCGTCGATGAACACCAGTTCGCTGCCTATCAGGACGATCAGAACAGACGCCCAGGGTAACTTTTGGATAGGGGGCATGTCGGGGTTGTTTGTAGTATCCCCGGACGCCAAACACTTCAGGCATTATACCAATGTCCCCGATAACCCCCGATCACTAAGCGATCATGAGATAAGATCTATGTTTATGACCCGGGAAGGCACATTCTGGATTGGCACGCATTACGGCGGTGTTAATTATCATAATGCGCTTTCGCGCCAGTTCGGGTTTTTAAAACTTAACAGTCAGTCCGATCGGGTTGCATTCAAAATAGGAGGCCCTATGACAGCTGCGGCCGATGGGAACTTTTGGGTCGGCACCGAAGACAATGGCCTTTATCTGGTGAATAAAAATCAGCAGGTCATCAGCCACTACCGGGATAAGGGTGCAACCGGTCCTTTGCTTTCCAGCGGAAAGATCAAAAGTTTGCTGAAAGATCGTGAGCACGGCTTATGGATTGGGACGATACGGGGCCTGAATTACCTGGATTTTAAAAAGAATGAGATAACCCAATATCTGAGCAGGCCCGGCGATACCACCTCCATTGCCGATGATCGTATTTATGCGCTTTCCAGGGATGCGCAAGGCCGTTTGTGGGTAGCGACCTACCAGGGCGGACTTTGCCGGTTTGATGCTGAAAGCAAAACATTTACACGCTTCCGCACTGCGGGCGGCTCTGCGGCCGGATTACTTTCCACTAACGTAACCTCTTTGCTGCTGGACTCAGAAAAACGGCTCTGGGTAGGCACCACGAAGGGGCTATCGCAAAAGCTGGGAGACAACAAAGGCTTTGCACATTACAGGGATCTTGCGAAAGTCACAGCACCAACGGATGAAAACTATGTAAACACGCTGTTTGAAGACAGCAAAAAGCAAATATGGATAGGCACAAGAGGTTCCGGACTGCACCTTTTCGTTCCGGGTGTGGGAACAACCCGGCATTTCGATGAAAGATCAGGGCTGCCCGGGAAGAACATATTAGGCATTCAGGAGGATGCAAAAGGTAATTTGTGGATCAGCAGCGAGAATGGACTGTCTAAATTCGATACGCGACGGACTTTTACCAACTATGACAAAAACGACGGGCTGATCTGCAAGGAATACATCGCCAATTCCATTTTCAGGGATAGCCTGGGAGGGCTGTACTTTGGCGGCTTCAACGGGATCGTCCAGTTCAACCCCGACAGTATCCGTTCGAACCCGCACGTGCCGGTGTTGGTATTCACGGGATTGAAACTGTTTAATAAAAACGTACTTCCGGGTCCTGAAAGCCCGGTGCTTGCCAAAAGCATTCTCTATACAAACCATATCACCCTCAATTATCTTCAGAATGTTTTTTCCATCGAATTTGCCGCGCTGAACTACATTGAAGGCCCCAAAAACAGGTATGCGTACCAGCTGGTAGGGTTCGACACGGAATGGAACACAGTGAAGGACCCGGTGGCTACCTATATGAACCTCGAACCGGGCGAATATACATTGCTTGTAAAAGGAGCTAACAACAACGGGTTATGGAACTCCACCCCACTGCAGATGAAGGTCACGGTCCTGCCGCCGCCATGGAAAACCGCCTGGGCCTACCTGATCTACATCTGTATTTTTCTCGGCCTGCTCTATACCTGGGCGCGGTTCAACAAGGTGAAGGTGCAGCTGGGCCACGAACTGGAACTGGAACATCTGGAAAAACGGCGACGCAATGAACTGCACCAGACCAAGATCAATTTCTTTACCAATATTATCCATGAGATCAGGACACCGCTTACCCTCATTATGGGCCCGGTGGGCGAGCTGAATGAGGAATTCGGGCAAAATCCGGCAGTCCGCAAGCAGCTGCGCGTGATGAAGGAAAGTACCAACCGGCTGCGCAGGCTCGTGGAGCAGCTGCTGGATTTTCAGAAACATGAGATAGGGAACGTATGCCTGAAAGTACAAAAGCACGATCTCAACGACTGGCTGCAAATGACCTGCGACTCCTTTCATAGTTTCGCGGCGCTGCGCGGCGTAAAATTGCATTTCGAGCCGGACCCGACGGCACCGGAACTTTGGTTCGACGGCGGCGAAATGGAAAAAGTATTCCATAACCTGATAGCGAATGCCGTGAAATTCACCCCCACGGGAGGCAGGATTGCAATTAGTGTAAAAACTCCTCAGGACCTGGATGGCACGGTAGACGTCATTGTGGAGGATAATGGCATTGGAATAGGGGCGGATGATCTCAACAAAATCTTTCACAGGTTCTACCAGGCCGACAATCCCAGCAGGCACGAGTCGGGCTTTGGGATCGGGCTGGCATTGAGTAAAAATATCGTGGAGCTGCATCATGGCACTATTTTGGCCGAAAGCATGGAATCCGTCCGTGGAGAAAGGGGCTATACCCGCTTCATTATCTCATTGCCGCTTGGAAACCAGGCCTATTCCAGTGAGCAGCTCTCTTGCGTAAGCCGGGAGCAGGATTATGACAGCACGCCGGAACATGCACTGCCCGCCATGGCCGATCTGGGAAATATACTTCAAACAGAAGAGGCACAAAGTAAGAAAGTGGGGCCCCGCAAGCCTTTGGTCATGATCGTCGAAGACCAGGAAGACCTGCGTGCTTACTTAAAGGGCCTTTTATGTCAAAATTATCAGGTTATTGAAGCCCCCCACGGCTCGGCAGCATGGGCGGAGGCTACCAGCGTTTTGCCGGATCTGATCATCAGCGACGTGGCCATGCCGGTGATGGATGGCGTCGAGTTTACCAGACTGATCAAAACAGACCACCGCACAAACCACATACCCGTTATTCTGCTCACAGCCCGGGATACTGTGGCCCACCAGCTTACCGGATTTGAAAACGGCGCTGACGATTACGTGACTAAACCCTTTTATCCGAAATTACTGCTTACCCGCGTGCAGAACCTGTTGCGGTTGCGGGAGGACTTGAAGGAGAAATTCAAGCACAGGATCAGTATGGAGCCGGTCGTCAACCAAACCGGGCATCCCGACGAGCTGTTTCTAAACCGCCTGATGACCATCATCGAACAGAACCTGGGAAATCCGGATTTCAACCTGGCTGAAATGGTCAGCGAGATCGGGATGAGCAGACCGGTACTGTTGCGGAAAATAAAAATGCTCACCGGCTGCAGCACTATGGACCTGGTGCGCTCGGTCCGTCTTAAAAAAGCTAAAATCCTGCTGCGCCAGCAAGCGATGACCATTTCCGAAGTGGCCTTTACGGTAGGGTTCAGTGACCCCAAACATTTCAGTAAAACTTTCCGTAACGAATTCGGTAAGTCGCCCAGCGAGTACATCGGCTCAGCCGACTCCTGA
- a CDS encoding RES family NAD+ phosphorylase, with amino-acid sequence MLIYRIVHKLYGGSLFASGMQGRWNSAGNKVLYAAESIPLAFLENMVRRQGVGFNNDFQIMFIFVPDTASIEEVSAANLSLTWRGPNDYSACLPPGDKWYHEAKSIALKVPSAVMPEAFNYVINTMHPDYKQVALVGTTSLIPDPGIEDILKKYR; translated from the coding sequence ATGCTCATTTACAGAATTGTCCACAAATTGTATGGTGGATCTTTGTTTGCATCCGGAATGCAGGGAAGATGGAACAGTGCTGGGAATAAAGTACTATATGCCGCCGAATCAATCCCATTGGCATTTCTTGAAAACATGGTCAGAAGACAGGGAGTTGGGTTTAACAACGATTTTCAGATCATGTTCATCTTTGTTCCTGATACTGCATCCATAGAAGAAGTTAGTGCAGCGAACCTAAGTCTGACATGGAGGGGTCCCAATGACTACTCAGCATGCTTGCCACCAGGAGATAAATGGTACCACGAGGCAAAGTCTATTGCGCTAAAAGTACCCTCAGCAGTTATGCCGGAAGCATTTAATTATGTGATTAACACCATGCACCCGGATTATAAGCAGGTTGCACTAGTAGGTACTACAAGTCTGATTCCTGATCCTGGGATTGAGGATATTCTAAAAAAGTATCGATGA
- a CDS encoding antitoxin Xre-like helix-turn-helix domain-containing protein gives MKSVINQPERTLKAKFTYLDIATNFAIVVSARKGLQPKVFYDFAEAIKMPERNLAALINLSSRTISNYKESQKKLDPLYGEHLLKLIALFKKGEQIFGNVDEFNYWLQKPFWNSSEKPSDWLGTGGGVDVLSEELDKLAQGYPV, from the coding sequence ATGAAATCAGTAATAAACCAGCCAGAGCGTACGCTGAAGGCAAAATTTACTTATCTGGACATAGCAACTAACTTTGCCATTGTAGTTTCCGCCCGCAAAGGTCTGCAACCAAAGGTTTTTTATGATTTTGCCGAAGCCATTAAAATGCCTGAAAGAAATTTGGCTGCATTAATCAATCTTTCTTCCCGGACGATCAGCAACTACAAAGAATCGCAAAAAAAACTTGATCCTCTGTACGGAGAGCATTTACTGAAGCTTATTGCCTTGTTCAAAAAAGGCGAACAGATTTTTGGCAATGTGGACGAGTTCAATTATTGGCTTCAAAAACCGTTCTGGAATTCAAGTGAAAAACCTTCGGATTGGCTTGGCACGGGCGGAGGTGTTGACGTTTTGTCTGAAGAACTTGACAAACTTGCACAAGGATATCCGGTATAA
- a CDS encoding SusC/RagA family TonB-linked outer membrane protein, whose translation MKKSYKLFPWRSLAVLSGIWLCPGFSVEARSSSLAKVRHESVVAITVTGKITDEKGAGLPGVNVIEKGTSNGTTTDPEGNYMISVAGARSVLTFSFIGYLSQEATVDNRSTISIQLVPENKSLQEVVVVGYGSQKKVNVTGAVSAIKIDDKITNRSLSNVSSGLQGLVPGLAVNQNSGMAGRNNASLVIRGLGTVNNASPLIVVDGMPDVDINRLNMNDIESVSVLKDATSSSVYGSRAANGVILITTKSGKGQEKATINFSGNYAVQTPTKSYDFLADYARTLTIHQRAAAVNTLRSNFNFKDGTIDQWLALGMLDPVAYPNTDWWDVIMRTGSVQNYNLSASGGGDKSNFFISVGMMNEKGLQINNDYKRYNARFNYDYKIRKNINTGIKFNGNWSNLTYALEDGFTDDASTNTAGFDMQYAIPGILPYDPVTGYFGGVMAYNEDPQAYNPYTLYINQLNRQNRQEANTSLYLDWTPIKGLTARVDYALNYYNQFRWNANTPNQSYNFQTKSFGSRVYVGPNAGVGNFTNTGYKTLLNGRLNYNTTIAKHHEIGAMFVYSEEYWYDRYQATSRNDRLHPSLHEVDAALTDIQSTAGNSSTEGLRSYIGRVNYAAFDKYLLEVNFRSDGSSKFLPGSQFGLFPSAALGWRFTEEGFINQYTANFLSNGKIRASYGSLGNNSGVDRYEQQSTLAAGNYMVNAGIVKGFINKKLVNKNLSWENTKVFNLGLDLGFLNNRLSAEIDYYDRLTTGMNRPSEMSILLTGAYDAPRKNIGNLRNRGIEGNLTWRDRKGGINYMLALNASYNRTNLESWNEFLGRGYTFLNMPYHYLYTYQDQGIAQTWQDVYNATPQGASPGDILRKDINGDGRITDEDKVAFPKTQRDRPTTNFALNGNVSWRGLDLSFLMQGATGRKDYWINIYNNVNIGAQRYASTQAHWDNPWSVENRDGAWPRLGGNANREETTFWLDDLSYIRIKNVQLGYNLPAMLTKRIGISNFRIFASTENLATFTKFRGLDPEKAGNKSDAYPLNKSYSLGINIGI comes from the coding sequence ATGAAAAAATCCTACAAGCTTTTTCCATGGCGAAGTCTGGCAGTCCTGTCCGGGATATGGCTGTGTCCGGGCTTTTCCGTTGAAGCACGAAGTAGTAGTCTGGCAAAAGTCAGGCACGAATCTGTGGTGGCCATTACGGTTACCGGAAAGATTACCGACGAGAAGGGTGCCGGTCTGCCCGGTGTGAATGTGATCGAAAAAGGTACCTCCAATGGGACGACTACCGATCCGGAAGGAAACTACATGATTTCGGTAGCAGGGGCCAGATCGGTGCTTACATTTAGTTTCATCGGTTATCTCTCGCAGGAGGCTACGGTAGACAACCGTTCGACGATCAGTATTCAGTTGGTTCCTGAGAATAAATCACTTCAAGAAGTGGTGGTGGTAGGTTACGGAAGCCAGAAGAAAGTGAATGTGACCGGGGCGGTTTCGGCCATCAAGATCGATGATAAGATCACTAACCGGTCGCTGAGCAATGTATCGTCCGGTTTGCAGGGGCTGGTGCCAGGGCTTGCCGTTAACCAGAACTCAGGTATGGCAGGCCGCAACAATGCATCGCTGGTCATTCGCGGATTGGGAACGGTCAACAATGCGAGCCCGCTGATTGTGGTGGACGGCATGCCGGATGTGGATATCAACAGGCTCAATATGAATGATATTGAGTCGGTCTCTGTCTTGAAGGACGCCACGTCCTCATCGGTTTATGGTTCCAGGGCCGCCAATGGTGTTATTCTGATTACCACCAAATCCGGTAAGGGACAGGAGAAGGCAACCATTAATTTCTCGGGAAATTACGCAGTGCAAACGCCAACCAAATCCTACGATTTCCTGGCCGATTACGCGCGGACACTCACCATTCATCAGCGGGCGGCGGCAGTCAACACGCTGCGGTCCAACTTCAACTTCAAAGATGGGACAATAGACCAATGGCTGGCATTGGGCATGCTCGATCCGGTCGCTTATCCCAACACCGACTGGTGGGACGTGATCATGCGTACAGGCTCTGTGCAGAACTACAACCTGTCGGCCTCGGGTGGTGGTGATAAATCCAATTTCTTTATTTCTGTTGGCATGATGAATGAAAAGGGTTTGCAGATCAACAATGATTATAAGCGTTATAATGCCCGTTTCAATTATGACTACAAGATCAGAAAGAACATCAATACCGGTATCAAATTCAACGGTAACTGGTCGAATCTGACCTACGCCCTGGAAGACGGCTTTACCGATGACGCTTCAACCAATACGGCCGGTTTTGACATGCAATACGCAATCCCGGGCATCCTTCCCTATGATCCTGTCACCGGATATTTTGGCGGTGTAATGGCTTACAATGAGGACCCCCAGGCCTATAACCCCTATACGCTGTACATCAACCAGCTCAATAGGCAAAACCGCCAGGAAGCCAACACGAGCCTGTACCTTGACTGGACACCGATCAAAGGATTGACTGCCCGGGTGGATTACGCACTCAACTATTATAATCAGTTCCGCTGGAATGCAAATACACCGAATCAGTCATACAACTTTCAGACAAAGTCATTCGGTAGCCGCGTGTATGTTGGGCCCAACGCAGGCGTAGGCAACTTTACCAACACAGGCTACAAAACTTTGCTGAACGGCCGGTTGAACTACAATACCACCATCGCCAAGCATCATGAGATCGGGGCGATGTTCGTATATAGCGAAGAGTACTGGTATGATCGCTATCAGGCCACTTCCCGTAACGACAGGCTGCATCCATCCCTACACGAAGTGGACGCGGCCCTTACCGATATTCAATCCACAGCCGGAAATTCATCGACAGAAGGCTTGCGTTCCTACATTGGCCGCGTCAACTACGCCGCATTTGACAAATATCTGCTCGAAGTGAACTTCCGCTCCGATGGCTCTTCCAAATTCCTGCCCGGTAGCCAGTTCGGTCTTTTCCCGTCAGCCGCATTGGGATGGCGTTTTACCGAAGAAGGTTTTATCAACCAATACACCGCCAACTTTCTTTCCAATGGTAAAATCAGGGCATCTTATGGAAGCCTTGGCAACAACAGCGGGGTGGACCGCTACGAGCAGCAGTCGACGCTGGCCGCTGGTAATTATATGGTCAATGCAGGCATCGTAAAGGGATTTATCAATAAAAAACTGGTTAATAAAAACCTCTCATGGGAGAACACGAAAGTTTTCAACCTTGGCCTCGACCTGGGCTTTCTCAACAACCGATTGTCTGCCGAGATTGATTATTACGATCGCCTCACGACTGGTATGAACCGTCCATCGGAAATGTCGATCCTGCTGACGGGTGCTTACGATGCGCCACGCAAGAATATCGGGAACCTGCGTAACCGTGGTATCGAGGGGAACCTCACCTGGCGCGACCGGAAGGGGGGGATCAATTATATGCTGGCATTGAATGCGTCTTACAACCGGACCAACCTGGAATCCTGGAATGAGTTCCTGGGCCGTGGCTACACGTTCCTGAACATGCCTTACCATTATCTTTATACCTATCAGGACCAGGGTATTGCGCAAACCTGGCAGGACGTCTACAATGCAACCCCACAAGGCGCTTCACCGGGGGACATACTGCGCAAGGATATCAACGGCGACGGACGCATTACCGACGAGGATAAGGTAGCATTCCCCAAAACGCAGCGCGACCGGCCGACGACCAACTTTGCCCTGAATGGCAATGTCTCGTGGCGCGGTCTGGATCTTTCGTTCTTAATGCAGGGTGCAACGGGCCGTAAAGATTACTGGATCAATATCTATAACAATGTCAATATTGGCGCACAGCGTTATGCATCCACGCAGGCGCACTGGGATAATCCCTGGTCGGTGGAAAACCGTGATGGCGCATGGCCAAGGCTGGGTGGCAATGCCAACCGGGAGGAAACCACTTTCTGGCTCGACGACCTGTCGTACATCCGCATAAAAAACGTTCAGTTGGGCTACAACCTTCCTGCGATGCTGACCAAAAGGATCGGTATCAGCAACTTCCGCATTTTCGCATCGACTGAGAACCTGGCGACTTTTACCAAATTCCGCGGGCTTGATCCGGAAAAGGCGGGCAACAAAAGCGATGCTTATCCTTTGAACAAATCCTATTCACTTGGCATCAACATCGGCATTTAA
- a CDS encoding RagB/SusD family nutrient uptake outer membrane protein, producing the protein MKSIKSILSMTMLTGLLLTASSCMHDLLEQEPTTELSAGAFWKTEDDATFALNGAYSSIRPVFDRDYYLDGHGEYVRTRGTSATNGNLRLGDAYHSGDYNPTGYGDNFDKMYRYLYGGVNRTNYVIENVNNMIATAKPESIEKLQAIVGEARLLRGMVYFRLISMWGDVPYISKVIGDNSEVANLTRLPIAQVKDSIMADFTYAYEKLPAKPAGVGRAGKPAALAFRGKLQLYWACWNRFGWPELDTFKADANAATAAYTAAAADFNSVINDYGLVLFRNGEPGSIDSLGKADNLPNYYYLFTPVANNDPEIIMGFTHGGTGTAQGEELMRDVAGRSHEGSQCWVSPRYEIADRYQSTVTGDFAPKLVPMNPTADGARTAPNSAVNPASYKNRDFRMKASIMWDYEVSVGMNSLKSTGWCPFIYKTWNQPVTIDGVKYTTYNTDGSNSGYVFRKFLRNYAGQGRSDGDYNFPVMRLADVYLMYAEATNAVNGPTADAIALVNKVRHRGNLPELTTAKTASADAFFAAIEQERIIELLGEGQRGFDLRRWRALERVWGAPYGEGLWRIDSHGANQSRYFQNAPERTYQQNYIFRIPPGERDRNPSLTQNTPWL; encoded by the coding sequence ATGAAAAGTATAAAATCGATATTATCAATGACCATGCTCACAGGGCTTCTTTTGACAGCCAGTTCCTGTATGCATGACCTGCTCGAACAGGAGCCTACCACCGAGCTGAGCGCCGGTGCTTTCTGGAAAACCGAGGACGACGCGACCTTCGCATTGAATGGTGCATATTCATCAATCCGCCCCGTATTTGACCGCGATTATTACCTGGACGGCCACGGGGAATACGTCCGTACCCGCGGTACCAGCGCCACAAACGGCAACCTGCGCCTGGGCGACGCCTACCATAGCGGGGATTACAACCCAACCGGCTATGGAGATAATTTTGATAAAATGTACCGGTATCTCTACGGAGGGGTTAACCGTACCAATTATGTGATCGAAAATGTCAATAACATGATCGCTACGGCAAAGCCGGAATCTATCGAGAAGCTGCAAGCCATCGTCGGTGAAGCCAGGCTGCTGCGCGGGATGGTGTATTTCCGTCTGATCTCGATGTGGGGCGATGTGCCATATATTTCCAAGGTTATCGGCGATAACTCCGAAGTGGCCAACCTGACCAGGCTCCCTATAGCCCAGGTAAAGGATTCGATCATGGCCGACTTTACCTATGCCTACGAAAAACTTCCCGCCAAGCCAGCCGGTGTTGGCCGAGCAGGCAAGCCTGCCGCACTTGCTTTCCGGGGGAAATTGCAATTGTACTGGGCCTGCTGGAACCGTTTCGGGTGGCCGGAGCTGGACACCTTCAAGGCGGACGCCAATGCAGCAACCGCAGCTTACACTGCCGCAGCAGCCGACTTTAATTCGGTGATCAATGATTACGGCTTGGTGCTTTTCCGTAATGGCGAGCCCGGCAGCATCGATTCACTGGGGAAAGCGGACAATCTGCCTAACTACTATTATTTGTTCACGCCGGTCGCCAATAACGATCCTGAAATCATTATGGGCTTCACGCACGGGGGCACCGGTACGGCGCAGGGCGAAGAGCTGATGCGTGACGTGGCCGGGCGCTCGCACGAAGGGTCGCAATGCTGGGTATCCCCGCGTTACGAAATCGCAGACCGCTATCAATCAACGGTCACCGGTGATTTTGCGCCCAAACTGGTCCCTATGAACCCCACTGCGGACGGCGCCAGGACGGCCCCCAACTCGGCGGTAAATCCTGCGAGCTATAAGAACAGGGATTTCCGGATGAAAGCGTCCATTATGTGGGACTATGAAGTGAGCGTGGGAATGAACTCGTTGAAATCGACTGGCTGGTGCCCTTTCATTTACAAAACCTGGAACCAGCCCGTTACGATCGATGGCGTAAAGTATACGACCTATAATACCGACGGTAGCAACTCAGGATATGTGTTCCGCAAATTCCTGCGCAACTATGCAGGCCAGGGACGCAGCGATGGTGACTATAACTTCCCGGTCATGCGCCTGGCGGACGTCTACCTGATGTACGCGGAAGCAACCAACGCCGTGAACGGTCCGACTGCGGACGCCATTGCATTGGTCAATAAGGTGCGTCACCGCGGTAATTTGCCTGAGTTGACTACTGCCAAGACAGCCAGTGCCGACGCATTTTTTGCTGCCATTGAGCAGGAAAGGATCATTGAGCTTTTAGGTGAAGGCCAGCGCGGATTTGATCTACGTCGCTGGCGGGCTCTCGAACGCGTTTGGGGCGCGCCTTATGGGGAAGGTTTGTGGCGGATAGATTCTCATGGTGCCAACCAGAGCCGGTACTTCCAGAATGCC